The Streptomyces avermitilis MA-4680 = NBRC 14893 genome contains a region encoding:
- a CDS encoding LLM class F420-dependent oxidoreductase, producing the protein MDLRVFTEPQQGATYETLLRVAQAAEDLNYDAFFRSDHYLHMGSVDGLPGPTDAWITLAGLARETRRIRLGTLMTAGTFRLPGVLAIQVAQVDLMSGGRVELGLGSGWYEAEHEAYGIPFPKEKFGRLEEQLAIVTGLWSTPVGERFSFDGTYYQLKDSPALPKPAQGKVPVLIGGHGAKRTPALAARYADEFNIPFASLADTEQQFNRVRAAAEEAGRRGDDLVYSNALVACVGRNDVEVKRRADVIGRDVDELKANGLAGSPAEVVEKISQYQAVGSQRMYLQMLDLDDLDQLELIAAEVMPQLDR; encoded by the coding sequence ATGGATCTTCGAGTCTTCACAGAACCGCAGCAAGGCGCTACCTACGAGACGCTCCTCCGCGTCGCACAGGCCGCCGAAGACCTCAATTACGACGCTTTCTTCCGCTCTGATCATTACTTGCACATGGGATCCGTCGACGGGCTTCCCGGCCCCACCGACGCGTGGATCACGCTTGCCGGTCTCGCCCGCGAGACGCGCCGCATCCGGCTCGGCACGCTGATGACCGCCGGTACCTTCCGGCTCCCCGGCGTCCTCGCGATCCAGGTCGCCCAGGTCGACCTGATGTCCGGTGGGCGGGTGGAGCTCGGCCTCGGTTCCGGCTGGTACGAGGCCGAGCACGAGGCGTACGGGATCCCGTTCCCGAAGGAGAAGTTCGGCCGGCTGGAGGAGCAGCTCGCCATCGTCACCGGGCTGTGGTCGACGCCCGTCGGCGAGCGGTTCTCCTTCGACGGGACGTACTACCAGCTCAAGGACTCCCCCGCGCTGCCGAAGCCGGCCCAGGGGAAGGTTCCGGTGCTCATCGGCGGCCACGGCGCGAAGCGGACCCCCGCGCTGGCGGCCCGGTACGCGGACGAGTTCAACATTCCCTTCGCGTCCCTCGCTGATACCGAGCAGCAGTTCAACCGGGTGCGTGCCGCCGCCGAGGAGGCCGGCCGCAGGGGCGACGACCTGGTGTACTCCAACGCGCTCGTGGCCTGTGTCGGGAGGAACGACGTCGAGGTGAAGCGCCGGGCGGACGTCATCGGGCGTGATGTCGACGAGCTGAAGGCGAACGGTCTCGCCGGCTCTCCCGCGGAAGTCGTCGAGAAGATCTCCCAGTACCAGGCTGTCGGGTCGCAGCGCATGTACCTGCAGATGCTGGACCTCGACGACCTGGATCAGCTGGAGCTGATCGCCGCCGAGGTCATGCCCCAGCTCGACCGGTAG
- a CDS encoding DUF6099 family protein: MDVVRLIVASRRALAGSDAAPQIMTEAWQAYALAQAIGSRLAVSGPPELRGEALGLTELAGRGCGVLDTPSLDVADLRAAQLTELGDAREALLDLGDLLAEVGMALVALASAADGEGTYWQCMEAIDAADESRDRVREMLRRLAARDGALPQP, encoded by the coding sequence CGGGGAGCGACGCGGCGCCGCAGATCATGACAGAGGCGTGGCAGGCGTACGCCCTGGCGCAGGCGATAGGCAGCCGCCTCGCGGTGTCGGGCCCGCCCGAACTGCGGGGCGAGGCCCTGGGATTGACGGAGCTGGCGGGCCGGGGCTGCGGCGTCCTCGACACGCCGTCGCTGGACGTCGCCGACTTGCGCGCCGCGCAGCTCACCGAGCTGGGGGACGCCCGTGAGGCCCTCCTCGACCTCGGCGACCTCCTCGCCGAGGTCGGCATGGCCCTCGTCGCCCTCGCCAGCGCGGCGGACGGCGAGGGGACGTACTGGCAGTGCATGGAGGCCATCGACGCGGCGGACGAGTCCAGGGACCGCGTACGGGAGATGCTGCGCAGACTGGCGGCGAGAGACGGGGCTCTCCCTCAGCCGTGA